From Aerosakkonema funiforme FACHB-1375, the proteins below share one genomic window:
- a CDS encoding thermonuclease family protein, whose amino-acid sequence MSGISVLRCTFLLSLLFVAACNAERLPTQRMFVQSINSGSAIDMMSQGQVYRVKLCGVDVAAKQDDRARKLLKKLTELADEEDKALVVVTVRSQGSTITAEVFAPTTNRDEEKSLNSELLAAGLARTSKENCPNQEAYQAIEQDAKERRVGLWGGR is encoded by the coding sequence ATGTCGGGGATTAGCGTGTTGCGTTGCACATTCCTGCTATCGCTACTTTTCGTCGCCGCCTGCAACGCCGAACGACTGCCGACGCAGCGGATGTTTGTGCAGTCGATCAACAGCGGCAGCGCGATCGACATGATGAGTCAGGGGCAGGTCTACAGGGTCAAGCTGTGCGGCGTCGATGTTGCGGCCAAACAGGACGATCGAGCTAGGAAGCTGCTTAAAAAACTGACCGAGCTGGCAGATGAAGAGGATAAAGCGCTGGTCGTTGTGACCGTGAGATCGCAGGGCAGCACCATAACGGCAGAAGTATTCGCACCCACGACCAACCGGGATGAGGAGAAGTCCCTGAATTCTGAACTGCTTGCAGCGGGGTTGGCGCGAACTAGCAAGGAAAACTGCCCAAACCAGGAGGCGTACCAAGCGATCGAGCAAGACGCCAAGGAACGGCGGGTGGGACTGTGGGGTGGTCGGTAG